One genomic region from Equus caballus isolate H_3958 breed thoroughbred chromosome 4, TB-T2T, whole genome shotgun sequence encodes:
- the TRA2A gene encoding transformer-2 protein homolog alpha isoform X2, translated as MSNRRRHTGSRANPDPNTCLGVFGLSLYTTERDLREVFSRYGPLSGVNVVYDQRTGRSRGFAFVYFERIDDSKEAMERANGMELDGRRIRVDYSITKRAHTPTPGIYMGRPTHSGGGGGGGGGGGGGGGRRRDSYYDRGYDRGYDRYEDYDYRYRRRSPSPYYSRYRSRSRSRSYSPRRY; from the exons ATGTCTAACCGGAGAAGACATACAGGCAGCAGG GCAAATCCAGATCCCAACACTTGTCTTGGAGTGTTTGGCCTCAGTTTGTACACAACAGAGAGAGATCTTCGTGAAGTATTTTCTCGGTATGGACCATTGAGTGGCGTCAATGTTGTTTATGATCAGCGAACTGGACGATCACGAGGATTtgcctttgtttattttgagaGAATAGATGACTCAAAGGAg GCTATGGAAAGGGCAAATGGAATGGAGCTGGACGGTAGAAGAATTCGTGTGGATTATTCTATTACCAAGAGGGCACACACACCTACACCAGGCATCTACATGGGCAGACCAACTCA tagtggtggtggcggtggcggaggcggtggtggaggtggaggaggtggcagaCGTCGAGATTCTTACTATGATAGAGGATATGACCGTGGGTATGACAGATATGAAGACTATGATTACCGGTACAG aAGAAGATCACCTTCTCCTTACTATAGTCGATACAGATCACGATCAAGATCTCGTTCCTACAGCCCAA GACGCTATTGA